From one Nocardioides yefusunii genomic stretch:
- a CDS encoding DUF2804 domain-containing protein, with protein sequence MIERELTTRLSLTRPDGRLNPDAVGWARQPLIDTSGIGRGLVGKGRTKRWEYWAVTTPTHVVALVISHLDYAGVNSLWVLDRAAGETILREATTPFGLGVSLPGTLGRGGAALRTRHLDADVTETFDDDGREATRIRVRTDRVTVDVLAHRPVFDDGQHPGGQRHESLAVVVPWTERLFQYTVKDVCRPATGTIAVDGTIHDVVPGESWATLDHGRGRWPHDITWNWGAGSGTVDGHTVGIQVGGKWTEGTGSVENSLYLDGRLTKISQELDWRYDLADPRAPWRVTGDDLDLTLMPFHVKESHLDLKVLGNDTVQVFGHWCGRARFALPDGTREWRQVRDLVGWAEDVHNRW encoded by the coding sequence ATGATCGAACGTGAACTCACCACCCGCCTTTCCCTGACCCGGCCCGACGGCCGGCTCAACCCCGATGCCGTGGGCTGGGCACGTCAGCCGCTCATTGACACGTCGGGAATCGGCCGAGGCCTCGTCGGCAAGGGCCGCACCAAGCGGTGGGAGTACTGGGCCGTCACCACGCCCACGCACGTCGTGGCGTTGGTGATCTCGCACCTCGACTACGCCGGCGTCAACAGCCTCTGGGTCCTCGATCGCGCCGCCGGCGAGACGATCCTGCGTGAGGCGACCACGCCGTTCGGCCTCGGCGTGAGCCTGCCCGGGACGCTCGGTCGCGGCGGCGCCGCCCTGCGGACCCGTCACCTGGACGCCGACGTCACCGAGACCTTCGACGACGACGGTCGTGAAGCCACCCGGATCCGGGTCCGCACCGACCGCGTCACTGTCGACGTCCTGGCTCACCGCCCCGTGTTCGACGACGGCCAGCATCCCGGTGGCCAGCGCCACGAGTCGCTCGCCGTCGTCGTGCCGTGGACAGAGCGGCTCTTCCAGTACACCGTCAAGGACGTCTGCCGACCCGCCACCGGCACCATCGCCGTCGACGGAACCATCCACGACGTCGTGCCGGGGGAGTCGTGGGCGACCCTCGACCACGGGCGCGGCCGCTGGCCCCACGACATCACCTGGAACTGGGGCGCAGGCTCCGGAACCGTCGACGGCCACACGGTCGGCATCCAAGTGGGCGGGAAGTGGACCGAGGGCACCGGCAGCGTCGAGAACTCGCTCTACCTCGACGGTCGCCTGACCAAGATCAGCCAGGAGCTCGACTGGCGCTACGACCTCGCTGACCCGCGCGCGCCCTGGCGCGTCACCGGTGACGACCTCGACCTCACCCTGATGCCGTTCCACGTCAAGGAGTCCCACCTCGACCTCAAGGTCCTGGGCAACGACACCGTCCAGGTCTTCGGCCACTGGTGCGGCCGTGCCCGCTTCGCACTGCCCGACGGAACCCGTGAGTGGCGCCAGGTGCGTGACCTCGTCGGGTGGGCCGAGGACGTCCACAACCGCTGGTGA
- a CDS encoding YgaP family membrane protein, which yields MKEDVMNLDRAVMAMAGTVVLVSVLLVALVSTWWLLLTAFVGLNLLQASFTGFCPAAIVFRTLGVSEGCAFR from the coding sequence ATGAAAGAGGACGTCATGAATCTGGATCGAGCCGTGATGGCGATGGCCGGCACCGTGGTGCTGGTGAGCGTGCTGCTGGTCGCGCTCGTCTCGACGTGGTGGCTGCTGCTCACCGCGTTCGTCGGACTCAACCTGCTGCAGGCGTCGTTCACCGGGTTCTGCCCGGCCGCGATCGTGTTCCGCACGCTCGGCGTGAGCGAGGGGTGCGCCTTCCGCTGA